Genomic segment of Drosophila simulans strain w501 chromosome 2R, Prin_Dsim_3.1, whole genome shotgun sequence:
TCGGCGATGTTCTGTTTTTCGTTCTGTGATTTCTATTTCGAAGCTGCTTCTACAACTTTAATGCCCGAATCGCATGCGTAGGTTTTCTATGACGATTAAAACCCTCATATGTCAACTCGGCCcattcatcatcatctgccAGCCGGGTACGCAGACAGAGGTAGCAAACAGTCGCCAGACACTTGGCTGATGAGCTCAAATCTCATCAAGAAGTGTCTGGCTGGCGGTTCGCAAGCATATATCTCTGTCTTTCTTGATTTTGGGGAACTTACAGCACCTACTTCAGCCTAGCTCTGCCTGGCGTGATGACTTAATTCACGACCCGACCTCCACTGGAAGAAACTTCGTATGACTTTCAGTTCAGTTCCGCACTAGTATCCTCTGCGTGGCGACCctattttctcgcagtgctcCCGAGCACCTTTAACCCAACCGGATCAGGTGCCTCTGCCGTTGGCTGCGATGGAGCCGAAGCTGAAGCCGAAGCCGGAGCCGGAGCCAGTCGACCACTTGAGCGTCACCGCAGTGACACACGCAAGTGCTTGGCCTGTCGCTGGAGCGCGATCATCCTCCCCGGAGAGGCCTGCGGAACCAAGGAACCCTCGTCATGATGCAGCGCTTTTCGGGAATGAAGTTGCCAGCAGTCGGTGAAGTTGTGCCTGGTTAGGCGCTGCCGTTGACTACGAGTATTTGCTGTAATCATTGTGGTAGCGCCTGTGCATCGGATGATAAATCTATCTTTTATTAGCATTTCAAACACTCCGATGCGTTGAACGTGTTGCGCTGCCCTGAGTGAGTTGTTTTGGCCAGCCTAATCCCAATTAAAACCACATTTTTCATCGATCCGATGGGGATTCAAGTGAAATCGTTAATGAGCGCATAAAGTTTTAGTCCAGCCCGTCCGGAATTAAGAAGATCAAGAAGACCCAGGGCAAGAGCACGAGCCCCTGGTTCGGGGGGCAGGCGGAGCCCGTTTCCTGGGTGTCGTATATAAATCGCGTGCTGCACTGGAGGTCTTCAAAACGCTTACGAGTTGCAGCCCCGGGGCTCGGGGCACCGTCACAGCCCAGGTCCAAGTCAGAGCCTCATCACCAGCATCCGATTCCGAtggggactgggactgggactgagACTGGAACTGTCCCTGCCCCCCATTCATTTGGCCTGGGTGTTGACCAGTCTCAGACTGCGCCCGGGGTCATCTGGCAGCTCCTGTCCTCCCTTCCAGAGAGAATCAGAGAGGCAGAGAGACAGAGCGAGGGAGACCGACCTGGGCTAATGATTGCCAGGGCAGCCAGCTTTTCGTATATTTCAGCTGGCCAAGTTCCGAGGTGGTACGagtatttggccaaaacaagatTGATTTCCTGAAATCGAAACCTTGAGACGAGCTGCAAAGCCAGAGACACGCAAGGGGCCCAGATCGCAGTGATAATGATGTCGAGAGCCAGTTTTTCTCGCTCTTTTTACGAACTCGGATTGGGGTTGTAGCCATATCATGGTCCGAGGTCCGCGTCCCCTTcagcgaaatgcaaaaacaaattgtttgtgGGTCAGCGTGGCGCGGGGCAGGGCCTAACAAGAGCAGGAGGATGCGAATGGCGATGGGGATGGGGTGGTGATGAGGGTGAGGACGAGCGGGCCATGGGGCGTTCCGTTGTTTCAAGGAATTCAAgggaaacagaaacagaaaaaggatgaggatgaggagccTGCccggaggcggggaacgacCTCGTCTGGGGCTGCTTTGCTGTCTCTGGACTCCAGCTCCATCTTATTCTTCAGGAGACTACACACGGAAGCCTAATGCTGGCCATGTGATTTGTGATTTGCGATTTGTGCTTTTGGCCCTCGATCTGTTTCCCTGGAAAACGCGCCATTTCTGGCCTAAGTTCTGGCAATGACAAAGAGCTGACCGCTgactggagcagcaggagccacATGCGgcatgcagcaacagcagcagcagcagcagcatgctAATTTATGAAGTAGCAACTTGCAGCGACATGGATGCAGTAATTATAGCTTGGCAACTTGTTGCCAGCCTGGCCCAACTGCATGAATGGAAGAAAGCCAGCCCAGTTTGCTGTTTTCCATGCTAAACAGAAGCTGTTctactgcagcagcagtggcggCGTCAGGTGAACGcggacgtggatgtggatgtggctgttTGTGGTGGATGTTGTACGTGAACGCGCCCACTCGGTTACTCCGATCGGCTGCAAAAAGCGCTCCAAACAGCTAAGACAGAAGTAGGAGTCCAGCCATGGAGTGCCGAAGTTTTTACTACTCTCTATGGATATAGTTCGAAAACCATAATCTGGCAAATTGTGAAATCAGAAGATTAAACAATCAAGGAAATATAGATTGCAAccatatttgtatatttcgGTTATATTGCAAACGCTGCTCATAAAAAGGCATATACCCCGCTTTCAGGGTATCAAAATAACTGGCTTAAAAAAGCTAAGAAAAAGGTCCTACCCCGTGGCGTTTTGGCTTTTGATGGGTTGGCTCTGCTGACTGctcggcagcggcaacagcaacatgcggcatgcagcaacagcatcagcaacggcaacatggggcagcagcaacatagTTTACACACCTACCGAGGCCGCAGTCGAAGTGAAGTCGGAGTAGAAGTCGGGGGCTGGGCTCCGTCTGCCGAACCCTCTGGCCAGCAACATGCACTTAACTGGTAGCCACAATGCACTTTATAATACCCGGGAACATGGCTCTCATCTCTGGCGCGGAGTGGGTATCTGCCCCTCCTCGCAGCTTGATAGATGCGGCAGACTCGGACTCCCGGAGCGATCTACCAGGGGGcgttgctgctgtgctgcaGTGCAACATTGGAGGACAGAGTCGCAGTAGAAGTAGCAGAGTAGCATAGCAGCAGAAGCTGCACCGTTAGCTGACTTGGCTTGTGAGCTTGGGCCTCATTTGCATCGGGCCATAAACTCGGTGGCCCAGTTCTCGACGGGCGaacccgaatccgaatctgcATCCGACTGCGAGTGCGAATCCGATTGCGAACCCAATTGAGACGAACTTTGAGCCGGCGCTAGGCAATGGCCTTGGATTAGCTAAATCCGTTCCGTTGCGACCCGCCTAATCCTTCCTTCCTGCAGGGCACCTCATTAGccacaccaccacccacccaggTAGGGGTAAGGTCAAGGGTTTCCGGGTTAAGGGCTCGGAAGGTGTTTTCGCCGTGTACCAAAATATAATTAGCGAGCCAGCAAATCTCTTTTTAATGCCGGCCAGTCAGCGGGGGTGTTCCGATTGAAATTGGAGCGTAGCCGAAGGAAGTGTGAAAAGTCGATGCAGAATTTCCGAAAACTGAGCCCAGGACTCTGAAGTTGAGGTAGACGAGGCCGGGAATTAAAAGCGCAGCCGCctctcatcatcatcagcatcatccTTAGCAACGTCCGCAaaacactcacgcacacagggAATTAAGTTGAGTTCTGGGTTCTGGATTCTGTATTCTGTATTCTGGGCACCGAGGTCCCAATTCTGAGCTCTAAGTTCCCAGTTCCAAGACATGAAAGATGCCGACCGGTGCCGAGGATTCTCGATGTGGCGCCGGCCAGGGAGTATAAATCAtatcactcacacacaaaggGCGGGGGAAGGGGTAAGCTGGCATACAGTGCCGCGACCGCAGCctttgttaattaattgccCAGCTCCAGAATAGACACCTTTTCAGGCTTCGAATTTTCCTTTTGAGCCCCGAAAGTCACAGCaaactttgcatttttcggAGGCGGAACCAAATTCAACAACATATTTGATAGATTTCAGAGACCCCACGATTCATAGGTTTCAAGGGCCTTGCAGATCCATGTGGTTTCTCTTGGTCCTGCTGGGTCTGCCGATGGAAACAAACGAAGGAGCGGAGTGCAGTACAGGACTAACTCTCGGACGCCAGCAGTGCTACCTCCACGAGGAGATCTTCCTAGCCCACCACCCTTTGCAAAGTGTCACAGCCAAGAGGCTCAAGCTTCCCTGGTGGTGCGCCCTCCTAGAAAGCctcttcctgctcctgctggtgAAGCTGCTCCAGTTGTAGATGAGCCAACACCTCTCTCTCTCCGTAATTGCCGCTGATGTAAGCGGACAGGTGGAGGCGACAAATGTCACACATGCTGCTCGTAAATCACATCGGAAACGGTTTTCCCCGTTGCTCTTGCTGCACATGATAATTTGGCCAGGGTGGCTTGCTGGAGGTCTGGCCTATGTGcttctaattaaattgttcaaaatgttttccagCGCGCTTTTGGGCCTGGCGCTGGAAAATCGCTGACAAATGCTTCCATCAAAACACagaaaaagttttcattttgttttgtcaatGTCCAGGCCACATAGCACCACCAGAGGTGGACGGGCACAGTGGGCTGCGGTCTATGGAAATGGGAGCATGTGAAAATATGGCATCACATGTTTTGGGggcaattataaatatataatatatattttacaagaGATGCCTGAATACTAAATCAATTGTAGATCAAATGATATTTTAGATATGATTTAATCAGTATCAATGATTAACTTTACTTTGAGTTGGAGCAGCCAACTTTTCCGTTCGAATAAAACGGAAACAAAACTACGGCGACGAGACAAtttaaaacgaattaaaaGCGCAACCGTTTGAAACCTCCCGAACCCAAACAAACCGAACCGAAGGCATCCAATTGAAAATAGCAACAAGTTAATTTGGACAGCCCCTCCCCCGCCTACCTTCGCTCCTTTTGGTAAGTCATTAGAAAAAATGTCGAGTCGCgcaatttgaatatttcgaTGGCAATGTATGCGACTCCGACTCCGTCGGTTAATTTAAGGTGataattgctttttaatgtGACACAACTAAATTTTTCCCATTTACATACggctcgttgttgttgttgtacaGCTTGTTGTGCCGGAAGTTTTTCGGGCCTGCGCATGTGCAGCCAAGAGGTCAAAGGGCAGGAGGAGGGGGCTGAAGGTGCGGGGCCAGACACTTGTTACGTCGCTGGGATAACAAcgacggcaacaacaactgccgACGCCAGTACAATAATAAAGTGTcaacaattattttcaaatttccaaacatttcatttcattttggttCGGTGCTGAGCTATTTGATgttttttggggttttggTTGGTGCTTTGTGGCTGTTCCTTTCGAGTGACGCTGCTTAAAAGGTTTCCAAAGTGTGAAATTGGGATTGCCGCATCCCCTTCGTAGTTGAGCGGATTTCAGGGGTGGAAATATTCAGTAATGGGTTCAACGAGTCAAGTTAGAAGAGTTATCTAATACTCATGCACTTACTCATGTAATATAGTTTAAGAAATGTCAAACTTTTAaagttcaaataaataaattagtacACTTGCTCTTATAAAGATACTGATCGAAAATATTCAATTGGAGTATTAAAGCGAATTACGCGAATTAGTCTTCGCAATCGGGTTTTTTGCTTAAGTCTCTTGTTTTGAAACGGGCTTTTATTCGTTCAAATAGAACATGAGTTCTACCTAGAGAAATGTGTTtatcaattcaatttcaactaATTGGTTATTTTCCAATGCTAAAAATCCCAATTATTCTAATAAATAGCTCCATTTTACTATCCCCAGAACAGTGAAGCCATATTCATCCCGAAGAGTGAAACCCCAATAGCAGATCTTCGCCAGTGCAGCCAACCCGTTTCCACAACAGCCACTTTCCCGGCCATTGTGATTCGGTGGCTAATTGGCGCACTTGGCATCTGTGTCCCAGTCCCAGGAGGAAGCAAGCACCAACGAGTCACGCGCGATACGCCCGGGATCAGAGCCACAAATCCTAGGATCCAATGAATACATCAACACTGTTCCGAGCCATCCGTTGGTCTGGAAATTTATTGGCACGGCCAGTGTCGGCGCGGCCAATTAACGCCAGGATGAGAGCCAACCGTCGAGCGTAGAGCGTGGAGCCGCAGCCACCAGCGTTGATCTTTGAAGGCAGCCGcctggaagtggaagtggctCGAGGAGGGCGATGAAGTCGTTGGCTCGGCTGGAGTCGTAAACTCTGATTTATTTCGAATTGAATGTCAATACACACAGGCCCAGTTGGCTCCATGTGCGTCCACGGCCGCGTCCGCAACTCTGGGCTCTGGCGAACCGCAGGCGGTCCTGACCCAATTTGGCGCCTGCTGAGGCGCTTTCATTAGCCTCCTCGTACATCATAAACAGATTCATAAACTGGCCCCCCTCCACCGCATTGCACTTCGCGGGCTCCACAGTTTACGGCGTTGAAAGGCGCATCGAATGGTCCGCGCTCCTTCTATTTTGCCCCGTTTCCGAAGTAAGGTCAGTCTGCAGTTTGATTTTTGCTAGCCGggaacccaaacccaaacacaATCCTcaaccccaaccccaacccAACTTGactcattaaaatgtaatttgagCGCCTTGCGCCtcgcatttcatttggccgTTTGGCCGTTTGGCTGCAGTGGCGACGGTCAAGTGAGCAGGCCATCAAATGTGGCTTGGAGTCGCAGCGGAGTCGGAGTCCGAGGcagtttccatttcattgAATTGGCCAACTGCTCGGCAGCAACCCCCAGAAGCTAGCCCAGGtcgccatctctttctggccCGAGTCGGATTGATTTATGCCCTTTCGCTCGCACAAGGGTTCACGTTCACGTTCACGTTCACTCGTCCCGTCATTTGTGGcacattattatttaaatgataaatTGTATTCGGCCGGGAACTTTGGTCGCGGCCTGGAGTTTCGTGGGTGTTTCCGTGCGCTTTCCCCTTCGATTCCTTCCCCGATTCCCAGTTGCTTTACCACTGTACCAGTGTACTGTAGTGGGCGTTCTGGCTGTTCGTTTCCAGTTTTCCGTTGATTTCCTTTGAGCGGCTCTTCTTGGGTTTTCTTGGCCGAAAATTAATCGTCTCATTTGTCCGAATGCCCGCTCTTGGCTTTAATTTGGGAATTAATGTTGTTTGGTAATAAAATCGATTTGGCTTCCGTATTTGCCCGCTTCGGGAAGTGATTTCTCGGCCAAGTGAGATATCAGAATGGGAAAAGCTTAAGGGCTTTCCTCTCTTCCTGCTCACTTATGACCTTCCATGGAACACAGTGGCATTATGTTAATCTCAGCCATAATGGCTAAGAAAGGCCGACAGGCAAGCGGACTAGGTCAATAGGAACGTTGGCGAGATAATTGTTCATTACCTTAATCTATTTTAATGTTCCTAATAAGAGGGGTTGTGGAAGTTATTCTAATCAATCCGTACTAATACAACAATCACTAGCAATAACCATCTTGTAACTTCTGTTTGTTTGGATAgttaaatttgaaaactgtcgttataatATCTGGTATGTTATCAGCACTAATGGTGTACGGGTCAAGTCAACCTATAGATCAGATGTCCTATATCTGCTGATTTATCGATGTCGCGAGCTCATCTGCGACAGTTGATAAATTAATTCGCCAGGCTGATTGACTTGCAAACGTGTTCGCTTGACATATTTGCACGTGTCTCGTGTGGcggtaatttgattttgatttatggccaattaATCGCGGCCCAAGAGGGGCACCCGTATTACCATTGGCCTAGTCCAGCACAAGCAGCGCAGCCCAGGCGCCTCACTGGGAAAAGGAACAGTAGCtgcagtgcagtgcagtggCTAGCCCGGGCTAAtcataatttgcatttaataaatatttcattaagtAATTGCAACAATTACGTGCATTTGCAGTGCTACCTTAAATTAGTGCAGCGCAGCCGACCAGGTCACAACTCGGAACGGCGGGCTCCACtgccgatccgatccgatcgaATCCGGACGAGGGGATTAGCATTTCAGTCGGATCAGGCGCTCAATTACCGCTGGATGCTcgatttatatttacttttaaatacttttataataAACCGAATAAACTTAATTCGGTTTTTGTGGCACTCTGGTTCTGGTTAATAGCGCCGCTCCGActcatgcatatgcatattttccacttttagcGGAAATCCTTCTCAGGTGACAACTGCCTGCTGTTGGGAgaggggaggggggtggaGTGGAGACCGCTTTACCGCCGCTTCAACTGCCAGTTAGGCTGAGCGGACAAAGGTGGAAATTCCGCTGTTCTCTTCGGTCGGCGACTTTGTCTTGTGAATGAAAAATCCGCTCGAGCAAACGGTCCGTGTCGCTTGGCCCTAGCCACAAAGCGACATTATGTGGCCGAAAGGACGCCATTTTGAATTGGACCTGCGCGCGCTCTCCTCTCCCTCTCGAAACGCTCAAGGGGGCGTGCCGAGAGAGTTTCTGCTCTCAGCAGGGGGCGTGCTGGGTGCGCAGgtagtatgtgtgtgtacgAGTGCGACTGTGACTGcgagggtgtgtgtgtgtgtttgacaGGTGAGCAGGTTGGCCCGATAGACTGGTTTGTCGCTGCCAAAGGCGGCCACTAGGTGGCGCCACCAGTGCCAACTCCAAGGAGGCTTTAAGACTCCCCAAAAAggattttcaaattaaaggTTCCATTAGAAAATGATAGTAGACCTGtcatatctacatatgtacCACGCTATGTGGTTCGTGTGCGTAGCGTTCTTTCCCTTGCAAGCAAGCCCACCGATTGTAAAACGTAAACAAATCATTAAGTTAATTCGTCTGTTGTCCGCAACTGTTGATTACCCATGGAAATGCGTGTGCCACAGTTTCGATTGATCCGAAAATAAGACCCGAAAGGAGCAGCGGCTAAATAAGAAGACAAATTACAGGTTCAACAATCAATTTAATAATTGAGACCTTTGCATTTAATCAACATTATTTAAAAcgtcaaaatatttgcactttcCACGGGCAGTTCCCCCTGGAATTTGCATATACACGCCGTAAGTTCCCCAAATCCGTGGGGACGCGGGGCGACAGGCCACGCCTCAATCTCGATGCGGGCCCTAGACCTAGACAAAGTTGACGAGTTGAGCGGCACAGAAACGGGGTCCCAGAGCCCAGCCCCACCCCCGTGCACCCGCAACGGGGAAATTTATAGTATTGGTGCGGTTTCTGCACCACCACACAGAGACACCACCGAGAAAACCGGTTGCAAACCACCCGATTGGCGACGCTCGGCGAGAGTCGCTGCCAGCGGCTCGGGCCTCAGCAGCCGTCCCGCTCCGACGCACGGTGATGGATGGCAGCAGCACCGCTCGCACACCACTGCTACAGAGCGGCAAAGCGGCACGGCCGCAAAGCGACAGCGCAGCGAGTCGAAGTCTCGCGCAACCGCGCCGCGAAAACCTCACCTAGTCGTATACGCACTTTGTTCGTGGGCAGTCGTCGCCGCTGTTCTCGCCGCTGAATTGCCGTCGTCGATCCGTCGTAGCGTTTTGCGCCTTGCGTTTCTGCGTTCTTGCGTCGAGCTGAGTGATCCGTCGCGGACTAGAAAGTGATTCGTTGTGATCTGATCTGATCTGATCTGATCTGATTTGATAtgaattgatttgattgattCGCAAAACGGAGTTGAAAATCGTGAAAATCGACAAAGAATATGCACAGCCAGAAATCGAAGTGATACATGAAAGCAATTCCGAGTGAGTTGAGTTGCTAACAAGTTGAGTGTCAGTGCTGAGAAAAGTGCCTCCTCGCCAGCTGAAAGGATTTACGCGCTCGACAGTTCCGCCGTATCACAGTcgccgaactgaactgaagcCAAGACATTGTGTCCTACAAAAACCTTAGATACGCCAGCCACACACTCCTACTGTCCAAGTATAGCTGATCATTGCCATCGGATCGCTGAGAACTTCCTTCCCGCGCGCATCCCCCTGAACAGCCGTCAAAATTCTTGATAAAGTGGCCTCAATAGGCGCCAACACGCTCAATTTCACGGACCTAGGGAGCCCCTACGAGGGGCCTCCCAGCACCCCCCAGTCGGGCATGGACGCCCCCGACGCGCCGCACACGCCCAAGTACATGGACGGCGGGAACACGGCGGCCAGCGTCACGCCCGGCATCAACATCCCCGGAAAGTCCGCCTTcgtggagctgcagcagcacgcCGCCGCCGGGTGAGTGTCCCCAAGATCAGTGGAGTGGAGCTACTGAAAAGATAGCAGAAAGTGTTTCGGCGCAAAGACTCGATCCCCTCCAGACTTCAGCCCTTCCAAAGCCAAACCCATCGGAACTCAATCTTAATCTGTGCAGAGTAGTTGACACAGGGCGTTACCAAAACTCTAATATGAATCTTTTAAATGAATCTAAAGAGTACCATAAAACCATTTAGTCTTTAAACTCATGGGGAAAAGTTAGTTGGCATAGGACTACAAACTgcaaaattgcataaatagaTTACAATATTACGAGTAAATTAACattacaataaacaaattaaattttttttaatagcaaCTAACAGTTGGTAAAAGCAAGCAGTTAAATAAAGTCAGGTTAACTCAAGAGGGTCTTGTCCAAGTCGTTCATATAACTGTTTAGGGTCTTAATTACAGATTACATTACAAtaaccaataataataacaatataataatagttaaaATTAAAGCTACCAATTGTAGATTTATGGATTCGTCATTGTAAGCCAAAgttaaaacatattttgccTTGCTTAAAACTTTACTTTTAAAGTAACAAATGTGTAGTATCCATTCGAAAtcacaattttaaatttcaatttgccaattCGATTTAGACTAAATCGATGAAAGTTCCCGTCAGCTTTTTTTTCCATCTTTATGATACAATTTTCGGGATCGATTTCGCGTTGGGCTCTCGCTATACTATTAGTTTTGATTAAGAAAATCACTTCAGCTGCACTTTCCGGCTCACAGTTCATGCTGGTGCCTGCCTGGCTTCGAGCggaagccaaaaataaattcaattaagtgtAGTTTACTCCCGGTCCGTGTGCTAAATAAGCGTCTGCTCCGGAGGGTTCTGTTCCTGTCCAACTACTCGTTCCTCATGGGGTAGCAATAAGTCGGACTCGGTGGTCTGTTTACTGTTACCGCTCACTCGGCGAACTGTTTGCAGCcgcaaattgttttcccaacGCACGATTCGATTTttcattatacatattttattgcattcttGGTTTTGAGCCTTGCGGTTTCCACTGCTCTGTCATTTGTGCGTGTTGGGCTCTTGGCTGGGACGGGACTTGGAATGCTTGGCTGCGCCTACCAGCCCTCGGGAGCTGTTCCTGGCCACGACTTTTCTCCGTCCCCGGAGTGGCTGCCATGTTGTTCGCTGTCCGCTGTCCGTTGGCCGCTGCCCGTTGCGGTTTCTGCTGCTTTCGGcccgcttccgtttccgtgtTTGAGGGGCCAGGAGAGCATTGAATATTTCATGCAGTTCGCTCGGAACATAATGCATGGGAAC
This window contains:
- the LOC27206194 gene encoding uncharacterized protein LOC27206194, whose protein sequence is MWFLLVLLGLPMETNEGAECSTGLTLGRQQCYLHEEIFLAHHPLQSVTAKRLKLPWWCALLESLFLLLLVKLLQL